From Bacteriovorax sp. BAL6_X, the proteins below share one genomic window:
- a CDS encoding D-alanine--D-alanine ligase: protein MERKNILIICGGGSTEHEVSLRSAAFVKEQVALIQELNPIVVEMTKTGEFTLNGHKVSLNGQILETATERPYINYVIPVIHGPPGETGEIQSFLEMHKLPYFGPRHEGSSICFNKVSTKLWFDHLGIPNTQWMSIHKDLPYERSEVVDFFEKSNNDVFIKAASQGSSVGCYHVTNREDLIDAINKALEYSDDILIERTVKGRELEIAVFEQDGNLHASRPGEIVNASDEFYDYEQKYSDQSKAKTFVEAPDLTNEQVSQMQIIAKTTFKCLKLRHLSRIDFFLSEGNIYLNEINTFPGMTSISMFPKMLENTGLKFSDFLKEKILKEVR from the coding sequence ATGGAAAGGAAAAATATCTTAATCATTTGTGGTGGTGGCTCTACTGAGCATGAAGTTTCTCTTCGCTCGGCCGCATTCGTAAAAGAACAAGTGGCCCTCATCCAAGAACTCAACCCTATTGTCGTTGAAATGACCAAGACAGGTGAGTTCACTCTAAATGGTCATAAAGTAAGCCTAAATGGGCAAATACTAGAAACAGCAACCGAAAGACCTTATATTAATTATGTCATTCCAGTTATTCATGGCCCTCCTGGAGAAACAGGAGAAATTCAAAGTTTTTTAGAAATGCATAAACTTCCCTATTTTGGGCCTCGCCATGAAGGAAGTAGTATTTGTTTTAACAAAGTATCAACCAAATTATGGTTTGATCATTTAGGGATTCCAAACACACAATGGATGTCAATTCATAAAGATTTACCTTATGAGCGAAGTGAAGTTGTGGACTTCTTTGAAAAATCAAATAACGACGTTTTTATTAAGGCCGCTAGCCAAGGATCTTCAGTTGGTTGCTATCACGTTACAAATAGAGAGGACTTAATTGATGCTATCAACAAGGCCTTAGAATATAGCGATGACATTCTTATTGAAAGAACTGTAAAAGGACGTGAACTAGAGATTGCGGTATTCGAACAAGATGGAAATCTTCATGCTTCGAGACCCGGTGAGATCGTCAATGCAAGTGATGAGTTCTATGACTATGAACAAAAGTATAGTGATCAATCAAAGGCGAAGACATTTGTTGAGGCACCAGATTTAACAAATGAACAAGTCTCACAAATGCAAATCATTGCAAAGACAACATTTAAATGTCTCAAACTAAGACATCTTTCACGTATCGATTTCTTCTTAAGTGAAGGAAATATCTATTTAAATGAAATCAACACATTCCCAGGTATGACAAGTATTTCGATGTTTCCGAAGATGCTAGAAAACACTGGACTAAAATTTAGCGATTTTCTAAAAGAGAAAATACTTAAAGAAGTTAGATAG
- a CDS encoding aminotransferase class III-fold pyridoxal phosphate-dependent enzyme translates to MEINLITKNSHEHAKEKLATMYKDNFTSAEKKEYIPHHKFSQGPYLAMETNDENSPEFLLDAASQIATLGLGFNATALFGTTMHESAWTGNYLDSTFIEIADSFKELLREKASNKKLTPVFVNSGAEANEVALIMAYKKRAHTAANQIIAFEGSFHGRFLSTLFSTWNPSKREPYQIDGHETTFIKYPETKSDQFLFEIDSEWTKLWENPFAQNFEAKLADFEKNADELLRSEIASLKQLHETLKENTHFAILVEPMQCEGGDRYSTNRFHVALNLLVKSYKVSVIYDEVQTGFGLGRDFFWHRTFDLKDSQGNQLNPEYITCAKKAQSGIVLTENPCWENNEFQTSSVIRGYYQAIAIDQLRYKISAIEEYTRTKLSELVNKWDQLSSPRCFGVAFAFDLSDSKDIAPFIANRFDLGLLYYQAGENTLRFRLNTAWTNEDIDYLFDAIDEIANRVYKNESRVLKYTPKTKVNSPNEYLWHSKLVEAFKGQVQDKAAFNFAQEFFNKEFNLELIKIDADNFDYYKHKIEEIQRHTYEPTRQTSIEKFKKIAHCKDSIAIALLSETKQLVGISFAGKISHFPHESGLRLVKYFNNPKTLYMLDTTIVNMEQSQGMGKYLKYALTLLASSYGNDYIYGRNRDIHAGAMLAINCSLGAIIEMRLKENYLDDEEHRDVIIYRQNLKWKNEDLKYSTSPILNTASYESMPTLVNKVCLSNFIDESFMANLKEFKEVVPKELQHFFTASGHSECVEKIFKSILIKNQKQRTKVISFNHDYFGKQSFMSATLSGVLDFYPNSKVDTLGQLKEKLTTKEYLALFIGDLLINFSHDELKEIIKVAHDNGTKVVFNESVYFHSKKKLFSKEHGIIPDASYIHIAGQIGICMLQEEVYESRPLMMISTWDGDAYALSQAVAYLKSPVKTRKEFRIINDSSYKFALNAPNIFGNQTSKKWYFTC, encoded by the coding sequence ATGGAAATCAACTTAATCACTAAAAACAGCCATGAACATGCAAAAGAAAAACTTGCGACAATGTATAAAGACAACTTTACTTCAGCGGAGAAGAAAGAATATATCCCACATCACAAATTCTCACAAGGCCCTTATCTTGCCATGGAGACAAACGATGAAAACTCTCCAGAGTTCCTTCTCGATGCAGCCTCACAGATCGCAACACTAGGCCTTGGTTTTAATGCGACGGCACTCTTTGGAACAACAATGCATGAAAGTGCGTGGACCGGTAATTATCTTGATTCAACATTTATTGAAATTGCAGACTCATTCAAAGAACTTCTCAGAGAAAAGGCCTCAAATAAGAAGCTAACACCTGTTTTTGTTAATTCAGGTGCAGAAGCAAATGAAGTTGCTCTAATTATGGCCTATAAAAAAAGGGCCCATACAGCTGCAAACCAAATCATAGCATTTGAAGGAAGCTTCCACGGACGCTTTCTTTCAACTCTCTTTTCTACTTGGAACCCAAGTAAGCGTGAGCCGTATCAAATAGATGGACACGAAACAACATTTATAAAATACCCTGAAACCAAAAGTGATCAATTCTTGTTTGAAATCGATTCAGAGTGGACAAAGCTATGGGAAAACCCTTTTGCACAAAACTTTGAAGCAAAACTTGCTGATTTTGAAAAAAATGCAGATGAGTTATTAAGATCTGAAATTGCATCTTTAAAACAGCTACATGAAACTCTTAAAGAAAATACACACTTTGCAATTCTAGTAGAGCCAATGCAATGCGAGGGTGGTGATCGCTATTCAACAAATCGATTTCACGTGGCACTTAATCTACTTGTTAAGTCATACAAAGTGTCAGTTATCTATGACGAGGTTCAAACAGGTTTTGGTCTTGGACGTGACTTCTTTTGGCACAGAACATTTGACCTTAAAGATTCACAAGGAAATCAGCTGAATCCAGAATATATTACTTGTGCAAAAAAGGCCCAAAGTGGAATTGTTCTGACAGAAAATCCATGTTGGGAAAATAATGAATTTCAAACATCCTCTGTTATTAGAGGTTACTATCAAGCGATTGCTATTGATCAATTACGTTACAAAATCTCTGCAATTGAAGAGTATACAAGAACTAAGTTATCAGAGCTTGTAAACAAGTGGGATCAATTATCTTCACCAAGATGCTTTGGTGTTGCTTTTGCTTTTGACTTATCAGATTCAAAGGATATCGCACCATTTATTGCTAATCGCTTTGATCTTGGACTACTCTATTACCAAGCAGGAGAGAACACACTACGTTTTAGACTAAATACGGCCTGGACAAATGAAGATATTGACTATCTTTTTGATGCAATCGATGAAATTGCTAATCGTGTATACAAAAATGAATCAAGAGTCCTAAAGTATACGCCAAAAACAAAAGTAAATTCTCCAAATGAATACCTTTGGCATAGTAAACTTGTTGAAGCCTTCAAAGGACAAGTACAAGACAAGGCTGCGTTCAATTTTGCTCAAGAATTCTTTAATAAAGAATTTAATTTAGAGCTTATTAAAATTGACGCCGACAACTTCGATTATTACAAACATAAAATCGAAGAAATTCAACGTCATACTTACGAACCGACGAGACAAACAAGCATTGAAAAGTTTAAAAAGATCGCTCACTGTAAGGACTCTATTGCAATTGCTCTATTAAGTGAAACAAAGCAATTAGTAGGTATCTCTTTTGCAGGTAAAATATCGCACTTCCCTCACGAAAGTGGACTTCGCCTTGTTAAGTATTTCAACAACCCTAAAACACTTTATATGTTGGATACAACGATTGTGAACATGGAACAGTCTCAAGGCATGGGCAAGTACTTAAAGTATGCTCTTACTCTCCTAGCAAGTTCGTACGGAAACGATTACATCTACGGAAGAAATCGTGATATTCATGCAGGAGCAATGCTTGCCATTAATTGCTCCCTTGGTGCAATTATTGAGATGAGACTTAAAGAAAACTATCTTGATGATGAAGAACATCGTGATGTCATCATTTACCGTCAAAATCTAAAATGGAAGAATGAAGACCTAAAGTATTCAACTTCCCCTATTTTAAATACGGCCTCTTACGAGAGTATGCCGACACTTGTAAACAAAGTATGTCTATCAAACTTTATTGATGAAAGCTTTATGGCAAACCTAAAAGAGTTTAAAGAAGTTGTACCCAAAGAGTTACAGCACTTTTTTACAGCAAGTGGGCATAGTGAATGCGTTGAAAAAATCTTCAAATCAATCTTAATTAAGAATCAAAAACAAAGAACAAAGGTAATCTCTTTTAATCATGACTACTTTGGTAAGCAAAGCTTTATGTCAGCTACTCTTTCTGGTGTCTTAGACTTCTACCCAAATTCAAAGGTTGATACTCTTGGACAACTAAAAGAAAAGCTTACAACGAAAGAATACTTAGCGTTGTTCATTGGAGACCTTTTAATCAATTTCTCTCATGATGAACTTAAAGAAATTATTAAAGTAGCTCACGATAACGGAACTAAAGTTGTCTTTAATGAAAGCGTTTACTTCCATAGTAAAAAGAAGCTCTTTTCGAAAGAGCACGGAATAATACCTGATGCAAGCTATATCCATATCGCTGGGCAGATTGGCATCTGTATGCTGCAAGAAGAAGTCTATGAATCAAGGCCTCTAATGATGATCTCAACATGGGATGGTGATGCTTATGCTCTTTCTCAAGCTGTGGCCTACCTAAAGTCACCAGTAAAGACAAGGAAAGAATTTAGAATCATCAACGACTCTTCTTACAAATTCGCTCTTAATGCGCCAAATATTTTTGGAAACCAAACAAGTAAGAAGTGGTATTTTACATGTTAA
- a CDS encoding C45 family peptidase, whose translation MTDLNLPIFKYDASGPYENGLKHGETFKEAIKELVKIRTSLLLKRSPHLKDKLDEFAQLQFEETMKFDAALAQELEGIAKGSDTTVRDIIILNNYTDFRDIQLDYDNQDEGCTSVSYIDETNSIAAQTWDMHQSAKNYLMLIDIVDEAKGTRQLIYTVCGCLGLMAVNNHGQFIGVNNINVVDGVNGIIWPALIRKAAQRDKLEEVGKLLMEAPITSGHNYLISDGKSAFNYEITPTQKEILNSDPKGLIFHTNHCLGKKIKTVEDPNNISKTTHARFDLVSKYKNEISDEASVMSLLMSHDGHPISICSHFAPEGAKDPSQTCGGALFNYQTQVFKAWRGCKKYDKNFEYVEIHLPLIL comes from the coding sequence ATGACAGATTTAAATCTACCAATATTCAAATACGATGCATCTGGCCCATATGAAAATGGACTAAAGCATGGCGAAACCTTTAAAGAAGCAATTAAAGAATTAGTTAAGATTCGAACAAGCCTTCTATTAAAGAGGTCTCCTCATTTAAAAGATAAGCTCGATGAGTTTGCACAACTTCAATTTGAAGAAACAATGAAGTTTGATGCGGCCCTTGCGCAGGAGCTCGAAGGTATAGCTAAGGGAAGTGATACAACAGTTAGAGATATTATCATTCTCAACAATTATACAGATTTTAGAGATATTCAATTAGACTACGATAATCAAGATGAAGGTTGTACATCAGTCTCTTATATTGATGAGACTAACAGTATAGCTGCTCAGACATGGGATATGCACCAAAGTGCAAAGAACTACCTCATGCTAATTGATATCGTTGATGAGGCAAAAGGCACACGTCAGCTAATTTATACAGTTTGTGGATGTTTAGGGCTAATGGCGGTAAATAATCACGGGCAATTCATTGGTGTTAATAATATAAATGTCGTTGACGGTGTTAATGGAATTATTTGGCCTGCACTTATTAGAAAAGCGGCCCAACGAGATAAACTCGAAGAGGTTGGAAAGCTTCTCATGGAAGCACCAATCACTTCAGGACACAATTATTTAATTAGCGATGGGAAGTCAGCTTTTAACTATGAGATAACTCCAACGCAAAAAGAAATTTTAAACTCTGATCCAAAAGGTTTAATCTTTCATACAAACCATTGCCTTGGTAAAAAGATAAAAACGGTCGAAGATCCAAATAACATTAGTAAAACTACTCATGCAAGGTTTGATCTGGTTAGTAAATACAAGAATGAAATAAGTGACGAAGCTTCGGTTATGAGTCTACTTATGTCCCACGATGGCCATCCCATATCAATCTGTTCTCACTTTGCGCCAGAAGGAGCAAAGGATCCATCTCAGACATGCGGTGGGGCATTATTTAATTATCAGACTCAAGTATTTAAGGCCTGGAGAGGCTGCAAAAAATATGACAAGAATTTTGAATATGTAGAAATTCATCTACCCCTAATTTTATGA
- a CDS encoding aminotransferase class III-fold pyridoxal phosphate-dependent enzyme, protein MAHLPFFHTWTKQNQAKKIDIDKTFEWGYLTPEGKKIYDLSSGSYHQSFGIRNKQIEDAMIEQIQSMPMAIPKCQYRLKNSVSQKLLNVIGIEGRIFYTTSGAESNENAIKMARQITGRQFILSCETSYHGATLGALALTGDWRRDGAGIPSNFHAFIPNFFNDPDLVKTREIINKIGSTNIAAICLEVITGGNGVFIPPQSYYDEISKLCQETGIKLILDEVVCGFGRTSTNFGFQNFNNLRPDFITLAKNISGGFFPFGAVFVSENNASFFDDNTLSCGLTNAGHPIGLRILDEVLTIIKDENFIKTREENFQLLETFKHKIDNSKSISAVRHIGLLMAIDLNDNIIEANQLWNKLIDNGLFINITKRSLILCPYLNYSPLELENCLDKLLNIIEDSHVQ, encoded by the coding sequence ATGGCCCACCTACCTTTTTTTCACACATGGACAAAACAAAACCAGGCCAAGAAAATCGACATCGACAAGACTTTTGAATGGGGTTACCTTACACCCGAAGGAAAGAAAATCTATGACCTTTCCTCTGGTAGTTACCATCAATCATTTGGAATTCGCAATAAGCAAATTGAAGATGCAATGATCGAGCAAATCCAATCAATGCCAATGGCAATTCCTAAGTGTCAATATCGTTTAAAGAATTCAGTGTCTCAAAAACTTCTAAATGTCATAGGAATTGAGGGGCGAATTTTTTATACAACTTCGGGTGCCGAATCAAATGAAAATGCCATAAAAATGGCGAGACAAATAACTGGCCGACAATTCATCCTCTCATGCGAGACATCATACCATGGTGCAACTCTAGGGGCCTTAGCTCTTACGGGTGATTGGCGTCGAGATGGAGCTGGAATCCCTTCAAACTTCCATGCATTCATTCCTAACTTCTTTAATGACCCAGACTTAGTCAAAACAAGAGAAATTATCAATAAAATTGGAAGCACTAATATCGCAGCAATCTGCCTTGAAGTAATAACAGGTGGAAACGGCGTATTTATCCCTCCGCAAAGTTATTATGATGAAATTTCTAAGCTATGCCAAGAGACAGGGATAAAACTAATCTTAGACGAAGTTGTCTGCGGTTTTGGGCGTACAAGTACTAACTTTGGTTTCCAAAACTTCAATAATCTAAGGCCTGACTTTATTACACTTGCTAAAAATATTTCAGGTGGTTTTTTTCCATTTGGAGCAGTTTTTGTTAGTGAAAACAATGCATCATTCTTTGATGATAATACATTAAGCTGTGGACTCACAAATGCAGGCCACCCGATAGGACTACGTATACTTGATGAAGTTCTAACAATAATTAAAGATGAAAACTTTATAAAAACTAGAGAAGAGAACTTTCAATTATTAGAGACATTCAAGCACAAGATTGATAATTCAAAATCAATCTCTGCAGTTAGGCATATAGGTCTACTAATGGCCATTGACCTTAATGATAACATTATTGAAGCAAATCAATTATGGAATAAGCTAATCGACAATGGCCTATTTATTAATATAACAAAGCGATCTCTTATTCTTTGTCCATACTTAAACTACTCTCCTCTTGAGTTAGAAAATTGCTTAGATAAACTATTAAATATAATCGAGGACTCACATGTACAGTAA